In Prunus dulcis chromosome 1, ALMONDv2, whole genome shotgun sequence, the following are encoded in one genomic region:
- the LOC117613802 gene encoding PX domain-containing protein EREL1 isoform X4: protein MTKLLSDIDISRSVAVASFLELESAARSSFQDASQNTSEVNSLQSPPNSALPVIVGSSSIASDYGSDTAYETSELGTPRLARDDSSEIGIEDLLLDEDLTSPIEKLVKYGMTNIDEGLFMGQTILEQLEGLPKHKVHARNVNNVIGKDTYNGNASKTSIQARNGMELFSAPEHSKVFGHSRKLSNESVGSDVSSQRGSEMSNSGVPNSSGDGSFDLVGGAEVSSITEILGNAELQTSGGTQVVLPLDQRHKLSRVLLTMQRRLVTAKTDMEDLIARLNQEIAVKDYLTTKVKDLEVELETTRQKSKENLQQAILIERERFTKMQWDMEELRRKSLEMELKLKSEQDNKSCADTTKDSTVQEKGIMPQELDPYKEQLDNLSKRYEELEAKSKADIKVLVKEVKSLRSSQKELKHELSKSLKEKSDAEKLLQQEKQTSKLGETARKRLLHDCRILHKQLQECNINFPEDPSMLPEASDLLATSDNRISLLLSEVQLLAQDNGATTDVGEVDNFVDDTRTTDDELRKMLADIFSENASLRKQVNSVIRQACKMDIPS, encoded by the exons ATGACAAAGCTGCTTTCTGATATTGATATATCAAGAAGTGTTGCAGTTGCATCCTTTCTGGAACTAGAGTCTGCAGCTAGGTCTT CATTCCAAGATGCAAGTCAAAACACTTCAGAAGTGAATTCACTTCAATCACCTCCCAATTCTGCCTTACCTGTCATTGTTGGTAGTTCATCAATCGCATCAGATTATGGAAGTGATACCGCATATGAGACATCTGAGCTAGGAACACCTAGGCTAGCAAGGGATGACAGTTCTGAAATTGGTATCGAAGATCTTTTGTTGGATGAAGATTTAACAAGCCCAATAGAAAAGCTTGTGAAGTATGGCATGACCAATATTGACGAAGGACTGTTTATGGGACAGACTATACTAGAGCAGTTGGAAGGCCTTCCTAAGCATAAAGTGCATGCAAGAAATGTCAATAATGTTATAGGGAAGGATACATATAATGGAAATGCTTCTAAAACTTCAATTCAAGCTCGTAATGGAATGGAACTTTTCTCTGCACCAGAGCATAGTAAAGTATTCGGCCATTCTCGCAAGCTCTCAAATGAAAGTGTGGGAAGTGATGTTAGTTCTCAAAGAGGTAGTGAAATGTCTAACTCTGGGGTTCCAAATTCATCTGGTGATGGTTCTTTCGACCTTGTTGGAGGTGCCGAGGTTTCAAGCATCACAGAAATTCTTGGCAACGCAGAGTTACAAACTTCAGGTGGCACTCAGGTAGTTCTCCCGTTAGATCAGCGGCATAAATTAAGCAGGGTTCTCTTGACTATGCAGCGAAGACTAGTCACGGCAAAAACAGACATGGAAGATCTTATAGCTAGGTTAAATCAAGAAATAGCAGTGAAAGATTACCTCACAACAAAg GTCAAGGATTTGGAAGTTGAACTTGAAACTACTAGAcagaaaagtaaagaaaacCTGCAGCAAGCTATTTTAATTGAGAGGGAAAGGTTTACCAAAATGCAGTGGGATATGGAGGAACTCCGGCGGAAGTCATTGGAGATGGAGTTGAAGTTGAAGTCTGAACAG GATAACAAGTCATGTGCAGATACAACAAAAGATTCCACTGTTCAGGAGAAAGGCATAATGCCGCAGGAGTTGGATCCTTATAAGGAGCAGCTTGATAATTTGTCAAAGCGATATGAAGAGCTAGAGGCAAAATCTAAAGCAGATATTAAAGTTCTTGTTAAAGAAGTTAAATCCTTACGCAGTTCCCAAAAAGAACTGAAGCATGAACTCAGTAAATCACTAAAGGAGAAATCTGACGCTGAG aaGCTTCTCCAAcaggaaaaacaaacaagcaaGCTTGGAGAAACTGCTAGAAAAAGATTGTTGCATGACTGTAGGATTCTTCATAAGCAGCTTCAAGAGTGTAATATCAATTTTCCTGAAGACCCGTCAATGCTACCAGAGGCTTCAGATTTGTTGGCAACATCAGACAATCGTATTAGCCTCCTACTTTCAGAG GTACAACTCCTAGCTCAAGACAATGGAGCCACTACTGATGTTGGTGAAGTTGACAATTTTGTTGATGATACAAGAACAACTGATGATGAGTTGAGGAAGATGCTTGCCGAcattttttctgaaaatgCTAGCTTACGGAAACAGGTGAACAGTGTTATACGTCAGGCTTGCAAAATGGACATCCCGTCTTGA
- the LOC117613802 gene encoding PX domain-containing protein EREL1 isoform X1 — protein sequence MQRRSPPKHRHDGTSPLPLGMDWSPPPRKWNGRDTVWPHDPRTGWSYCVIIPSWVVLPKSRNSDPVVFYRVQVGVQSPEGITTTSGVLRRFNDFLKLFNDLKKAFPKKNLPPTPPKGLLRMKSRELLEERRCSLEAWMTKLLSDIDISRSVAVASFLELESAARSSFQDASQNTSEVNSLQSPPNSALPVIVGSSSIASDYGSDTAYETSELGTPRLARDDSSEIGIEDLLLDEDLTSPIEKLVKYGMTNIDEGLFMGQTILEQLEGLPKHKVHARNVNNVIGKDTYNGNASKTSIQARNGMELFSAPEHSKVFGHSRKLSNESVGSDVSSQRGSEMSNSGVPNSSGDGSFDLVGGAEVSSITEILGNAELQTSGGTQVVLPLDQRHKLSRVLLTMQRRLVTAKTDMEDLIARLNQEIAVKDYLTTKVKDLEVELETTRQKSKENLQQAILIERERFTKMQWDMEELRRKSLEMELKLKSEQDNKSCADTTKDSTVQEKGIMPQELDPYKEQLDNLSKRYEELEAKSKADIKVLVKEVKSLRSSQKELKHELSKSLKEKSDAEKLLQQEKQTSKLGETARKRLLHDCRILHKQLQECNINFPEDPSMLPEASDLLATSDNRISLLLSEVQLLAQDNGATTDVGEVDNFVDDTRTTDDELRKMLADIFSENASLRKQVNSVIRQACKMDIPS from the exons ATGCAGAGACGGAGTCCTCCGAAGCACCGGCACGATGGGACTTCGCCGCTGCCCCTTGGGATGGATTGGAGTCCTCCTCCGCGGAAATGG AATGGGCGGGACACAGTTTGGCCACATGATCCTCGCACAGGGTGGAGTTATTGTGTCATTATACCCTCCTGGGTTGTCCTTCCAAAATCAAGAAATTCAGATCCCGTAGTG TTCTACAGGGTTCAGGTTGGTGTACAATCACCAGAAGGTATTACAACTACAAGTGGAGTGCTAAGAAGATTTAATGATTTTCTGAAGTTATTTAATGAT CTTAAAAAAGCATTTCCCAAGAAAAATCTCCCACCAACTCCACCCAAGGGGCTTTTGCGGATGAAGAGCCGGGAACTGTTGGAAGAG AGAAGATGCTCTTTGGAGGCTTGGATGACAAAGCTGCTTTCTGATATTGATATATCAAGAAGTGTTGCAGTTGCATCCTTTCTGGAACTAGAGTCTGCAGCTAGGTCTT CATTCCAAGATGCAAGTCAAAACACTTCAGAAGTGAATTCACTTCAATCACCTCCCAATTCTGCCTTACCTGTCATTGTTGGTAGTTCATCAATCGCATCAGATTATGGAAGTGATACCGCATATGAGACATCTGAGCTAGGAACACCTAGGCTAGCAAGGGATGACAGTTCTGAAATTGGTATCGAAGATCTTTTGTTGGATGAAGATTTAACAAGCCCAATAGAAAAGCTTGTGAAGTATGGCATGACCAATATTGACGAAGGACTGTTTATGGGACAGACTATACTAGAGCAGTTGGAAGGCCTTCCTAAGCATAAAGTGCATGCAAGAAATGTCAATAATGTTATAGGGAAGGATACATATAATGGAAATGCTTCTAAAACTTCAATTCAAGCTCGTAATGGAATGGAACTTTTCTCTGCACCAGAGCATAGTAAAGTATTCGGCCATTCTCGCAAGCTCTCAAATGAAAGTGTGGGAAGTGATGTTAGTTCTCAAAGAGGTAGTGAAATGTCTAACTCTGGGGTTCCAAATTCATCTGGTGATGGTTCTTTCGACCTTGTTGGAGGTGCCGAGGTTTCAAGCATCACAGAAATTCTTGGCAACGCAGAGTTACAAACTTCAGGTGGCACTCAGGTAGTTCTCCCGTTAGATCAGCGGCATAAATTAAGCAGGGTTCTCTTGACTATGCAGCGAAGACTAGTCACGGCAAAAACAGACATGGAAGATCTTATAGCTAGGTTAAATCAAGAAATAGCAGTGAAAGATTACCTCACAACAAAg GTCAAGGATTTGGAAGTTGAACTTGAAACTACTAGAcagaaaagtaaagaaaacCTGCAGCAAGCTATTTTAATTGAGAGGGAAAGGTTTACCAAAATGCAGTGGGATATGGAGGAACTCCGGCGGAAGTCATTGGAGATGGAGTTGAAGTTGAAGTCTGAACAG GATAACAAGTCATGTGCAGATACAACAAAAGATTCCACTGTTCAGGAGAAAGGCATAATGCCGCAGGAGTTGGATCCTTATAAGGAGCAGCTTGATAATTTGTCAAAGCGATATGAAGAGCTAGAGGCAAAATCTAAAGCAGATATTAAAGTTCTTGTTAAAGAAGTTAAATCCTTACGCAGTTCCCAAAAAGAACTGAAGCATGAACTCAGTAAATCACTAAAGGAGAAATCTGACGCTGAG aaGCTTCTCCAAcaggaaaaacaaacaagcaaGCTTGGAGAAACTGCTAGAAAAAGATTGTTGCATGACTGTAGGATTCTTCATAAGCAGCTTCAAGAGTGTAATATCAATTTTCCTGAAGACCCGTCAATGCTACCAGAGGCTTCAGATTTGTTGGCAACATCAGACAATCGTATTAGCCTCCTACTTTCAGAG GTACAACTCCTAGCTCAAGACAATGGAGCCACTACTGATGTTGGTGAAGTTGACAATTTTGTTGATGATACAAGAACAACTGATGATGAGTTGAGGAAGATGCTTGCCGAcattttttctgaaaatgCTAGCTTACGGAAACAGGTGAACAGTGTTATACGTCAGGCTTGCAAAATGGACATCCCGTCTTGA
- the LOC117613802 gene encoding PX domain-containing protein EREL1 isoform X3 — translation MKSRELLEERRCSLEAWMTKLLSDIDISRSVAVASFLELESAARSSFQDASQNTSEVNSLQSPPNSALPVIVGSSSIASDYGSDTAYETSELGTPRLARDDSSEIGIEDLLLDEDLTSPIEKLVKYGMTNIDEGLFMGQTILEQLEGLPKHKVHARNVNNVIGKDTYNGNASKTSIQARNGMELFSAPEHSKVFGHSRKLSNESVGSDVSSQRGSEMSNSGVPNSSGDGSFDLVGGAEVSSITEILGNAELQTSGGTQVVLPLDQRHKLSRVLLTMQRRLVTAKTDMEDLIARLNQEIAVKDYLTTKVKDLEVELETTRQKSKENLQQAILIERERFTKMQWDMEELRRKSLEMELKLKSEQDNKSCADTTKDSTVQEKGIMPQELDPYKEQLDNLSKRYEELEAKSKADIKVLVKEVKSLRSSQKELKHELSKSLKEKSDAEKLLQQEKQTSKLGETARKRLLHDCRILHKQLQECNINFPEDPSMLPEASDLLATSDNRISLLLSEVQLLAQDNGATTDVGEVDNFVDDTRTTDDELRKMLADIFSENASLRKQVNSVIRQACKMDIPS, via the exons ATGAAGAGCCGGGAACTGTTGGAAGAG AGAAGATGCTCTTTGGAGGCTTGGATGACAAAGCTGCTTTCTGATATTGATATATCAAGAAGTGTTGCAGTTGCATCCTTTCTGGAACTAGAGTCTGCAGCTAGGTCTT CATTCCAAGATGCAAGTCAAAACACTTCAGAAGTGAATTCACTTCAATCACCTCCCAATTCTGCCTTACCTGTCATTGTTGGTAGTTCATCAATCGCATCAGATTATGGAAGTGATACCGCATATGAGACATCTGAGCTAGGAACACCTAGGCTAGCAAGGGATGACAGTTCTGAAATTGGTATCGAAGATCTTTTGTTGGATGAAGATTTAACAAGCCCAATAGAAAAGCTTGTGAAGTATGGCATGACCAATATTGACGAAGGACTGTTTATGGGACAGACTATACTAGAGCAGTTGGAAGGCCTTCCTAAGCATAAAGTGCATGCAAGAAATGTCAATAATGTTATAGGGAAGGATACATATAATGGAAATGCTTCTAAAACTTCAATTCAAGCTCGTAATGGAATGGAACTTTTCTCTGCACCAGAGCATAGTAAAGTATTCGGCCATTCTCGCAAGCTCTCAAATGAAAGTGTGGGAAGTGATGTTAGTTCTCAAAGAGGTAGTGAAATGTCTAACTCTGGGGTTCCAAATTCATCTGGTGATGGTTCTTTCGACCTTGTTGGAGGTGCCGAGGTTTCAAGCATCACAGAAATTCTTGGCAACGCAGAGTTACAAACTTCAGGTGGCACTCAGGTAGTTCTCCCGTTAGATCAGCGGCATAAATTAAGCAGGGTTCTCTTGACTATGCAGCGAAGACTAGTCACGGCAAAAACAGACATGGAAGATCTTATAGCTAGGTTAAATCAAGAAATAGCAGTGAAAGATTACCTCACAACAAAg GTCAAGGATTTGGAAGTTGAACTTGAAACTACTAGAcagaaaagtaaagaaaacCTGCAGCAAGCTATTTTAATTGAGAGGGAAAGGTTTACCAAAATGCAGTGGGATATGGAGGAACTCCGGCGGAAGTCATTGGAGATGGAGTTGAAGTTGAAGTCTGAACAG GATAACAAGTCATGTGCAGATACAACAAAAGATTCCACTGTTCAGGAGAAAGGCATAATGCCGCAGGAGTTGGATCCTTATAAGGAGCAGCTTGATAATTTGTCAAAGCGATATGAAGAGCTAGAGGCAAAATCTAAAGCAGATATTAAAGTTCTTGTTAAAGAAGTTAAATCCTTACGCAGTTCCCAAAAAGAACTGAAGCATGAACTCAGTAAATCACTAAAGGAGAAATCTGACGCTGAG aaGCTTCTCCAAcaggaaaaacaaacaagcaaGCTTGGAGAAACTGCTAGAAAAAGATTGTTGCATGACTGTAGGATTCTTCATAAGCAGCTTCAAGAGTGTAATATCAATTTTCCTGAAGACCCGTCAATGCTACCAGAGGCTTCAGATTTGTTGGCAACATCAGACAATCGTATTAGCCTCCTACTTTCAGAG GTACAACTCCTAGCTCAAGACAATGGAGCCACTACTGATGTTGGTGAAGTTGACAATTTTGTTGATGATACAAGAACAACTGATGATGAGTTGAGGAAGATGCTTGCCGAcattttttctgaaaatgCTAGCTTACGGAAACAGGTGAACAGTGTTATACGTCAGGCTTGCAAAATGGACATCCCGTCTTGA
- the LOC117613802 gene encoding PX domain-containing protein EREL1 isoform X2 translates to MTLQCLSMPRFYRVQVGVQSPEGITTTSGVLRRFNDFLKLFNDLKKAFPKKNLPPTPPKGLLRMKSRELLEERRCSLEAWMTKLLSDIDISRSVAVASFLELESAARSSFQDASQNTSEVNSLQSPPNSALPVIVGSSSIASDYGSDTAYETSELGTPRLARDDSSEIGIEDLLLDEDLTSPIEKLVKYGMTNIDEGLFMGQTILEQLEGLPKHKVHARNVNNVIGKDTYNGNASKTSIQARNGMELFSAPEHSKVFGHSRKLSNESVGSDVSSQRGSEMSNSGVPNSSGDGSFDLVGGAEVSSITEILGNAELQTSGGTQVVLPLDQRHKLSRVLLTMQRRLVTAKTDMEDLIARLNQEIAVKDYLTTKVKDLEVELETTRQKSKENLQQAILIERERFTKMQWDMEELRRKSLEMELKLKSEQDNKSCADTTKDSTVQEKGIMPQELDPYKEQLDNLSKRYEELEAKSKADIKVLVKEVKSLRSSQKELKHELSKSLKEKSDAEKLLQQEKQTSKLGETARKRLLHDCRILHKQLQECNINFPEDPSMLPEASDLLATSDNRISLLLSEVQLLAQDNGATTDVGEVDNFVDDTRTTDDELRKMLADIFSENASLRKQVNSVIRQACKMDIPS, encoded by the exons ATGACTCTCCAGTGTTTATCTATGCCCAGG TTCTACAGGGTTCAGGTTGGTGTACAATCACCAGAAGGTATTACAACTACAAGTGGAGTGCTAAGAAGATTTAATGATTTTCTGAAGTTATTTAATGAT CTTAAAAAAGCATTTCCCAAGAAAAATCTCCCACCAACTCCACCCAAGGGGCTTTTGCGGATGAAGAGCCGGGAACTGTTGGAAGAG AGAAGATGCTCTTTGGAGGCTTGGATGACAAAGCTGCTTTCTGATATTGATATATCAAGAAGTGTTGCAGTTGCATCCTTTCTGGAACTAGAGTCTGCAGCTAGGTCTT CATTCCAAGATGCAAGTCAAAACACTTCAGAAGTGAATTCACTTCAATCACCTCCCAATTCTGCCTTACCTGTCATTGTTGGTAGTTCATCAATCGCATCAGATTATGGAAGTGATACCGCATATGAGACATCTGAGCTAGGAACACCTAGGCTAGCAAGGGATGACAGTTCTGAAATTGGTATCGAAGATCTTTTGTTGGATGAAGATTTAACAAGCCCAATAGAAAAGCTTGTGAAGTATGGCATGACCAATATTGACGAAGGACTGTTTATGGGACAGACTATACTAGAGCAGTTGGAAGGCCTTCCTAAGCATAAAGTGCATGCAAGAAATGTCAATAATGTTATAGGGAAGGATACATATAATGGAAATGCTTCTAAAACTTCAATTCAAGCTCGTAATGGAATGGAACTTTTCTCTGCACCAGAGCATAGTAAAGTATTCGGCCATTCTCGCAAGCTCTCAAATGAAAGTGTGGGAAGTGATGTTAGTTCTCAAAGAGGTAGTGAAATGTCTAACTCTGGGGTTCCAAATTCATCTGGTGATGGTTCTTTCGACCTTGTTGGAGGTGCCGAGGTTTCAAGCATCACAGAAATTCTTGGCAACGCAGAGTTACAAACTTCAGGTGGCACTCAGGTAGTTCTCCCGTTAGATCAGCGGCATAAATTAAGCAGGGTTCTCTTGACTATGCAGCGAAGACTAGTCACGGCAAAAACAGACATGGAAGATCTTATAGCTAGGTTAAATCAAGAAATAGCAGTGAAAGATTACCTCACAACAAAg GTCAAGGATTTGGAAGTTGAACTTGAAACTACTAGAcagaaaagtaaagaaaacCTGCAGCAAGCTATTTTAATTGAGAGGGAAAGGTTTACCAAAATGCAGTGGGATATGGAGGAACTCCGGCGGAAGTCATTGGAGATGGAGTTGAAGTTGAAGTCTGAACAG GATAACAAGTCATGTGCAGATACAACAAAAGATTCCACTGTTCAGGAGAAAGGCATAATGCCGCAGGAGTTGGATCCTTATAAGGAGCAGCTTGATAATTTGTCAAAGCGATATGAAGAGCTAGAGGCAAAATCTAAAGCAGATATTAAAGTTCTTGTTAAAGAAGTTAAATCCTTACGCAGTTCCCAAAAAGAACTGAAGCATGAACTCAGTAAATCACTAAAGGAGAAATCTGACGCTGAG aaGCTTCTCCAAcaggaaaaacaaacaagcaaGCTTGGAGAAACTGCTAGAAAAAGATTGTTGCATGACTGTAGGATTCTTCATAAGCAGCTTCAAGAGTGTAATATCAATTTTCCTGAAGACCCGTCAATGCTACCAGAGGCTTCAGATTTGTTGGCAACATCAGACAATCGTATTAGCCTCCTACTTTCAGAG GTACAACTCCTAGCTCAAGACAATGGAGCCACTACTGATGTTGGTGAAGTTGACAATTTTGTTGATGATACAAGAACAACTGATGATGAGTTGAGGAAGATGCTTGCCGAcattttttctgaaaatgCTAGCTTACGGAAACAGGTGAACAGTGTTATACGTCAGGCTTGCAAAATGGACATCCCGTCTTGA
- the LOC117615057 gene encoding putative lipid-binding protein AIR1: MASNKQLSATILIFSILFYSSTFSLACNTCKPHPKPPAPAPQPETCPKDTLKLGVCLDLLGLVNLPVGTPPTSKCCALLEGLADLEAALCLCTVIKANVLGLVNLEVPVALSLLVSACQKSVPPGFKCE; this comes from the coding sequence ATGGCTTCCAACAAGCAGCTCTCTGCAACCATTCTCATCTTTTCAATCCTTTTCTACTCATCAACATTCTCTCTTGCTTGCAACACCTGCAAGCCTCACCCCAAGCCTCCCGCACCAGCACCCCAACCTGAAACTTGCCCAAAAGACACATTGAAGTTGGGGGTTTGTCTGGATCTTCTAGGACTTGTTAACCTTCCAGTTGGGACCCCTCCTACAAGCAAATGCTGTGCATTGCTTGAAGGCTTGGCTGATTTGGAAGCTGCCCTTTGTCTCTGCACTGTCATCAAGGCCAATGTGCTAGGGCTTGTCAACTTGGAAGTGCCAGTTGCATTGAGTTTGCTAGTTAGTGCTTGCCAAAAATCAGTGCCCCCTGGTTTCAAATGTGAATGA
- the LOC117615114 gene encoding vesicle-associated membrane protein 711: MAILYALVARGSVVLAEFSATSTNASTISRQILEKIPGNSDTHVSYSQDRYIFHVKRTDGLTVLCMADETAARRMPFAFLEDIHQRFVRTYGRAVHSAQAYGMNDEFSRVLSQQMEYYSNDPNADRINRLKGEMSQVRNVMIENIDKVLERGDRLELLVDKTANMQGNTFRFRKQARRFRSTVWWRNVKLTVALIFLVLVIIYVVLAFVCHGLALPSCLK, translated from the exons ATGGCGATACTGTACGCGCTGGTAGCGCGGGGATCGGTGGTGCTGGCGGAGTTCAGCGCCACGTCGACGAACGCGAGCACAATCTCCAGACAAATCCTCGAGAAAATTCCCGGCAACAGCGACACCCACGTCTCCTACTCTCAGGATCGCTACATCTTCCACGTCAAGCGCACCGATGGCCTCACCGTCCTCTGTATGGCCGACGAGACCGCCGCCC GGAGAATGCCTTTCGCTTTCCTCGAAGACATTCATCAGAGATTCGTCAGGACCTATGGCCGCGCTGTTCATTCGGCTCAGGCATACGGCATGAACGATGAGttttctagggttttgagCCAGCAGATGGAATACTACTCTAATGATCCTAATGCCGATAGGATCAATCGCCTGAAAGGTGAAATGAGCCAG GTGCGAAATGTGATGATTGAGAACATTGACAAAGTTTTAGAAAGAGGGGATCGCTTGGAATTGCTGGTTGATAAAACTGCTAATATGCAAGGGAATACCTTCCGATTTAGAAAGCAAGCTCGCCGTTTCAGAAGCACTGTGTGGTGGAGAAATGTCAAGCTCAC GGTTGCATTGATATTCCTTGTGCTGGTGATAATTTATGTTGTGCTGGCTTTTGTTTGCCATGGCCTTGCACTACCCTCCTGCTTGAAGTGA
- the LOC117615113 gene encoding protein FAR1-RELATED SEQUENCE 6-like, producing MEEVCLNSEPVFEEGDEYELEGDFTEHDNVTGETQRRKDPTAPTVGLEFDSFDEAYDFYNIYGKEQGFGIRVSNSWFRSKRKERYRAKLSCSSAGFKKKSEANNPRPETRTGCPAMVVIRLVDSKRWRIVEVELEHNHQVSPQIKRFYKSHKKMILAAKSAQPLPEPVTEIHTIKLYRTPVMDVGSNGYSNFTESEGLNSIDLFKHLELKEGDAHAVYNYFCRMKLMNPNFYYLMDLDDDGHLRNVFWADARSRAAYGYFCDTVAIDTTCLSNKYEIPLISFVGVNHHGQSVLLGCGFLGHESVENFVWMLRAWLKCMLGQPPQVLITDQCKPLQIAVSEVIPNARHCYCLWYIMQKVPEKLGGLKGYEAIKRQLHKSVYNSLKIAEFETSWAEMVKCHELGENRWLQILYEDRQMWVPVYLKDTFFSGMIPIQENESLTAFFDGYVHKHTSFKEFVDKYDLALHRKRMKEVVADLESRSSSFELKTKCNFEVQLCKVYTREIFKRFQLEVEGMYSCFNTRQVSVNGPIITYIVKERVEVEGKEKEVRCYEVLYETTQVDIRCICSLFNYKGYLCRHALNVLNYSGVEEVPSRYILSRWRKDFKCRYLLHHGSSNIDVYNPVYWHNHLYKLALPVAEEGAQSEEHYKTTLQALEELLNKFHLVEDTLV from the coding sequence ATGGAAGAAGTTTGTCTCAATAGTGAGCCAGTATTTGAGGAAGGTGATGAGTATGAGTTAGAGGGAGACTTCACTGAGCATGACAATGTAACTGGGGAAacacaaagaagaaaggaCCCCACAGCACCCACAGTGGGTTTGGAGTTCGATTCTTTTGATGAAGCCTATGATTTTTATAATATCTATGGCAAAGAACAGGGCTTTGGCATCAGAGTAAGCAACTCATGGTTCAGGTCAAAGAGAAAAGAGCGGTATCGAGCAAAGTTGAGTTGCAGCAGTGCAggttttaagaaaaagagtgAAGCCAATAATCCAAGACCAGAAACAAGAACCGGTTGTCCTGCCATGGTAGTTATCCGACTGGTGGACTCGAAAAGGTGGAGAATAGTTGAAGTAGAGCTTGAACACAACCATCAGGTGAGTCCACAAATCAAAAGGTTCTACAAGTCACATAAGAAAATGATCCTTGCTGCCAAAAGCGCGCAACCGCTGCCAGAGCCGGTGACAGAAATTCATACGATCAAGCTGTACCGAACGCCTGTTATGGATGTTGGGAGCAATGGATACTCAAATTTTACTGAAAGTGAAGGTTTGAATTCTATTGATCTCTTTAAGCACTTGGAACTTAAAGAAGGAGATGCTCATGCAGTTTACAACTACTTTTGCCGCATGAAATTGATGAACCCTAATTTCTATTATTTGATGGATCTTGATGATGACGGACACCTGAGGAATGTGTTCTGGGCGGATGCCAGGTCCAGGGCTGCATATGGCTACTTCTGTGACACAGTTGCAATAGATACAACATGCTTGTCAAACAAGTATGAAATCCCCCTGATTTCATTTGTTGGTGTTAACCATCACGGGCAATCTGTGTTGTTAGGCTGTGGTTTCCTTGGCCATGAGTCAGTAGAAAATTTTGTTTGGATGCTCAGGGCATGGCTTAAATGCATGCTAGGGCAGCCACCGCAAGTTTTGATTACTGATCAATGCAAGCCCTTGCAAATTGCAGTGTCTGAGGTTATCCCAAATGCTCGGCATTGCTATTGTTTGTGGTATATCATGCAGAAAGTTCCGGAGAAGTTGGGAGGACTGAAGGGCTATGAAGCAATCAAGAGACAATTGCACAAATCAGTCTATAATTCATTGAAAATAGCTGAGTTTGAAACTTCGTGGGCGGAAATGGTAAAGTGTCATGAACTGGGAGAGAATAGATGGCTTCAGATATTGTATGAAGATCGGCAAATGTGGGTTCCAGTTTACTTGAAAGACACATTTTTTTCCGGAATGATCCCCATCCAAGAAAACGAGAGCTTAACTGCATTTTTTGATGGTTATGTACATAAACATACGTCGTTTAAGGAATTCGTCGATAAGTACGATCTAGCTCTACATAGGAAGCGCATGAAAGAGGTGGTGGCAGATCTGGAGTCAAGAAGTTCAAGCTTTGAACTGAAGACAAAATGTAATTTTGAAGTGCAGCTATGTAAGGTATATACAAGGGAGATTTTCAAGAGGTTCCAGTTGGAGGTTGAGGGGATGTACTCCTGCTTCAACACGAGGCAGGTGAGTGTGAATGGCCCTATAATAACCTACATAGTCAAAGAACgagttgaagttgaaggaaAGGAGAAGGAAGTCAGATGCTATGAGGTTTTGTACGAAACAACACAAGTCGATATCCGATGCATCTGCAGTTTGTTCAACTACAAAGGTTACCTATGCAGGCATGCATTAAACGTTCTCAACTATAGCGGCGTGGAAGAAGTCCCATCGCGCTACATTCTGTCGCGGTGGAGAAAAGATTTCAAGTGCAGGTATCTTCTGCATCATGGCTCCAGTAATATTGATGTGTATAACCCAGTGTACTGGCATAATCATCTTTATAAACTCGCCCTTCCGGTTGCGGAAGAAGGGGCACAATCTGAAGAACATTATAAGACTACCTTGCAAGCATTGGAGGAGTTGTTAAACAAGTTTCATCTTGTAGAGGATACCCTAGTGTAA